A section of the Kribbella sp. HUAS MG21 genome encodes:
- a CDS encoding RNA polymerase sigma-70 factor — translation MTMTAEDVSRFEQSRHRLEAIAYRLLGSAGEAEDAVQETFLRWQAADIDRIEVPEAWLTKVLTNLCLNQLASARARRETYVGQWLPEPLLDGDPMLGPADTVEQRESVSYAVLTLMERLSPNERAVYVLREAFDYGHREIAEILEISEASSQQIFHRAKQHLADGRARSQVDEAVARRIVDEFLAAASSGQTDAIVRLLTGDAISVGDGGGKVPARTTAVEGALAVARFLRGIFKPAEAKRKYYGGRADVYAWPANGETALVAVVNGEVVAVMCLEVTPDGITAVRTQANPDKLARATGLFAASEHGEPLMTVL, via the coding sequence ATGACGATGACCGCGGAGGACGTGTCTCGGTTCGAGCAGTCCAGGCACCGCCTCGAGGCCATCGCGTACCGGCTGCTCGGGTCGGCGGGTGAGGCCGAGGACGCCGTCCAGGAGACGTTCCTGCGCTGGCAGGCCGCGGACATCGACCGCATCGAAGTCCCCGAGGCCTGGCTGACGAAGGTGCTCACGAACCTCTGCCTCAACCAGCTCGCCTCCGCCCGCGCGCGCCGGGAGACGTACGTCGGCCAGTGGCTGCCCGAGCCGCTGCTCGACGGCGACCCGATGCTCGGCCCGGCCGACACCGTCGAACAGCGTGAATCGGTCTCGTACGCCGTCCTCACGCTGATGGAGCGGCTGTCGCCGAACGAGCGGGCGGTCTACGTACTGCGCGAGGCGTTCGACTACGGGCACCGGGAGATCGCCGAGATCCTCGAGATCAGCGAGGCGTCCAGTCAGCAGATCTTCCACCGCGCCAAGCAGCACCTCGCCGACGGGCGCGCCCGAAGCCAGGTCGACGAGGCGGTGGCCCGGCGGATCGTCGACGAGTTCCTCGCCGCGGCCAGCAGCGGGCAGACCGATGCGATCGTGCGGCTGCTCACCGGCGACGCGATCTCGGTCGGCGACGGCGGCGGCAAGGTCCCGGCTCGGACCACAGCGGTCGAGGGTGCGCTCGCGGTCGCACGGTTCCTGCGCGGCATCTTCAAGCCTGCCGAGGCGAAGCGGAAGTACTACGGCGGCCGGGCGGACGTCTACGCCTGGCCGGCCAACGGCGAGACCGCCCTGGTCGCGGTCGTGAACGGCGAGGTGGTCGCGGTGATGTGCCTCGAGGTCACCCCCGACGGCATCACCGCCGTTCGCACCCAGGCGAACCCGGACAAGCTGGCCCGCGCGACCGGCCTGTTCGCGGCGTCCGAGCACGGAGAACCGCTGATGACCGTGCTGTGA